Genomic DNA from Pseudomonas helmanticensis:
TCGCACTTCAGCCGCCAGCTCCTTGGCCAGCGCCCGCAATGGATCGGCGATGCCGGTCAACTGGAATGAGCGTTGGTGCACCCAGCCCATGAAATGATGAAAGTGTTGACGCCGCGCCGGCACCCGCAGGGTCTGATAGAACTGATCCATCAGCCAGGTCTTGCCGCGCCCGACCGGCCCCCACAAATACACACCGCTGACCGAGCGGGCACCGGCATGCAAGGCTTCGTGGCATTTTTGCAACGCCCAGACGGCGTGCTCCTGGGCTTCATCCTGGATGAAGCCCTTGTGCTCGATGGCATGCTGCCAGGCGCTGAGGGGAGAGTCGAAAGTCATGCGCGGCAGTATGCCACGATGCTCACCGGGAGGTATCCAGCCGCGCGATTTTCCCCCTGCTCGTTGGATCGGAATGTATAGCGCAACTGTGCCGAACTTCCGGGACTGACCGTTGAGCGACAAGCGTCTTGACAGTGAATATTACCAGCATCATATTGGCGTCATATTTCACTCGTAATTTTCAAACCGTTTTTCATCGAGGACGTCGCTATGCATTATAAGGTTTTTGGTCGTAAAACCGGCTTGCGCGTTTCGGAACTGGCGCTCGGCGCGGGCAACTTCGGCACCGGTTGGGGTCACGGCGCCGAGCGCGATGAAGCCAAGCGCATCTTTGATGGCTATCTCGAGGCCGGGGGCAACTTCATTGATACCGCTAATGGCTATCAGGGCGGGCAATCGGAATCGATGCTCAGCGAATTCATTGCCACGGAACGTGATCGTCTGGTGATCGCCACTAAATACAGCATGGGGACTACACCGGCAGACGGTATTTCACACACCGGCAACAGCCGTAAAAACATGGTGCGCGCCGTCGAAGAGAGTCTGAAACGCCTGAACACCGATCACATCGATCTGTTCTGGGCCCATATCAGCGATGGCGTGACGCCGATGGAAGAAATCCTGCGCGGCTTTGATGACCTGGTTCGTGCTGGGAAAATTCACTACGCCGGACTGTCGAATTTCCCGGCATGGCGCATAGCCCGCGCCGACCTGCTCGCGGAGATACGCGGGTTCGCGCCGATTGCCGCGATTCAGGTCGAATACAGCCTGGCCGAACGCAGCGCCGAGCGCGAGTTGCTGCCCATGGCGGAAGCTCTCGGTTTGGCGGCCACGCTCTGGTCACCACTGGGCGGCGGCTTCCTCACCGGAAAATATCGCAACAGCGACGACAACAACCGCGCGGCCAAACTGGGCATGCTGGTGCATGCCGAAAAGAGCGCCCGGGAAACCGCCCTCCTCGACACCCTGCTTGCTGTCGCAGTCGAACTCGACACCAGCCCGACCCACGTCGCCATTGCCTGGCTCCGGGAAAAAGCCAA
This window encodes:
- a CDS encoding aldo/keto reductase, encoding MHYKVFGRKTGLRVSELALGAGNFGTGWGHGAERDEAKRIFDGYLEAGGNFIDTANGYQGGQSESMLSEFIATERDRLVIATKYSMGTTPADGISHTGNSRKNMVRAVEESLKRLNTDHIDLFWAHISDGVTPMEEILRGFDDLVRAGKIHYAGLSNFPAWRIARADLLAEIRGFAPIAAIQVEYSLAERSAERELLPMAEALGLAATLWSPLGGGFLTGKYRNSDDNNRAAKLGMLVHAEKSARETALLDTLLAVAVELDTSPTHVAIAWLREKAKRSSTALIPILGSRTREQFDATLGALDVQLSDAQLARLDGISSVPAGVPHETIVSSAPRYTASSMLDLPKIPVA